One window of Chionomys nivalis chromosome 18, mChiNiv1.1, whole genome shotgun sequence genomic DNA carries:
- the Muc1 gene encoding mucin-1 isoform X2 — MTPGVRALFFLTLLIALVTGHGGASAPATNSTVDSVTAPAHGGVSAPATSSTLDSVTAPAHGGVSAPATSSTLDSVTAPAHGGVSAPATSSTLDSVTTPGHGGVSAPATSSTLDSVTTPAHGGASAPATNSTVDSVTTPAHGGVSAPATNSTVDSVTTPGHGGVSAPATNSTVDSVTTPAHGGVSAPATNSTVDSVTTPGHGGVSAPATNSTVDSVTTPGHGGVSVPATSSTVDLASTPVHSGTSAPATNSTMDSATTPVHTGSSIQITMAISGSANTPIHNGSSVPTTSPALVSATSPAHSSASSMTNSSESDLATTPVYGGTSVSTTKATLGSTITPVHNGSLVPTTSSATTPIRNNSSTMAATTPAGNGTQSPAPSQHPVTPTTLAISGNSTVPLSTVLSPAFSRNTSPQVSLEVSFFFLSFHIWNQQFNSSLEDPSSNYYKALKWNISELFLQIFNEDFLGISTIKFRSGSVVVESTLIFREGAASASEVKSRLSQHAKEAEDYNLVISEVTVDEMQFPSSAQSWPGVPGWGVALLVLVCVLVALAIIYLLALAVCQCRRKNYGQLDIFPTQDTYHPMSEYPTYHTHGRYVPPGSTKRSSYEEVSAGNGGSSLSYTNPAVATTSANL, encoded by the exons ATGACCCCAGGCGTCCGGGCTCTTTTCTTCCTGACGTTACTTATAGCGCTTGTAACAG GTCACGGTGGTGCCTCTGCCCCGGCCACCAACTCTACAGTGGACTCGGTCACCGCCCCAGCTCACGGTGGTGTCTCTGCCCCGGCCACCAGCTCTACATTGGACTCGGTCACCGCCCCAGCTCACGGTGGTGTCTCTGCCCCGGCCACCAGCTCTACATTGGACTCGGTCACCGCCCCAGCTCACGGTGGTGTCTCTGCCCCGGCCACCAGCTCTACATTGGACTCGGTCACCACTCCAGGTCACGGTGGTGTCTCTGCCCCGGCCACCAGCTCTACATTGGACTCGGTCACCACCCCAGCTCACGGTGGTGCCTCTGCCCCGGCCACCAACTCTACAGTGGACTCGGTCACCACCCCAGCTCACGGTGGTGTCTCTGCCCCGGCCACCAACTCTACAGTGGACTCGGTCACCACTCCAGGTCACGGTGGTGTCTCTGCCCCGGCCACCAACTCTACAGTGGACTCGGTCACCACCCCAGCTCACGGTGGTGTCTCTGCCCCGGCCACCAACTCTACAGTGGACTCGGTCACCACTCCAGGTCACGGTGGTGTCTCTGCCCCGGCCACCAACTCTACAGTGGACTCGGTCACCACTCCAGGTCACGGTGGTGTCTCTGTCCCGGCCACCAGCTCTACGGTGGACTTGGCCAGCACGCCAGTCCACAGTGGTACCTCTGCTCCAGCCACTAACTCTACAATGGACTCAGCTACCACTCCAGTCCACACCGGTTCCTCCATCCAAATCACCATGGCTATATCAGGCTCAGCCAACACTCCAATCCACAATGGCTCTTCGGTTCCAACTACCAGCCCTGCATTGGTCTCAGCCACCAGTCCAGCCCACAGTAGTGCCTCATCTATGACTAATAGCTCCGAATCAGACTTGGCCACCACTCCAGTGTACGGTGGCACCTCAGTCTCTACTACCAAGGCTACTTTAGGCTCTACCATCACCCCAGTCCACAATGGCTCCTTGGTGCCAActaccagctcagctaccactcCAATCCGAAATAACAGTTCTACAATGGCTGCTACAACTCCAGCTGGCAATGGTACtcaatctccagccccaagcCAGCACCCTGTTACTCCCACCACCCTTGCCATCTCCGGCAACAGCACGGTCCCCCTTAGCACAGTCCTTTCCCCGGCCTTCTCCAGGAATACTTCGCCCCAAGTGTCGCTTGaggtgtctttcttcttcttgtcgTTTCACATTTGGAACCAGCAGTTTAATTCTTCCCTGGAAGACCCCAGCTCCAACTACTACAAAGCACTGAAGTGGAACATTTCTGAACTG TTTCTGCAGATTTTTAACGAAGATTTTCTGGGGATCTCTACCATCAAGTTCAG GTCAGGCTCGGTGGTGGTGGAGTCGACTCTGATTTTCCGGGAGGGTGCTGCCAGTGCCTCTGAGGTGAAGTCGCGGCTTTCACAGCACGCAAAGGAGGCAGAAGACTATAATTTGGTTATCTCCGAAGTCACTG TGGATGAGATGCAGTTCCCTTCCTCTGCCCAGTCCTGGCCTGGCGTGCCAGGCTGGGGCGTTGCCCTGCTGGTGCTGGTCTGTGTTTTGGTTGCTTTGGCCATCATCTATCTCCTTGCACTG GCAGTGTGTCAGTGCCGCCGAAAGAACTATGGGCAGCTGGACATCTTTCCGACCCAGGACACCTACCACCCAATGAGTGAATATCCCACCTACCACACTCATGGGCGCTATGTGCCCCCTGGCAGCACCAAACGTAGCTCCTATGAGGAG GTTTCTGCAGGTAATGGTGGTAGCAGCCTATCGTACACCAACCCAGCAGTGGCAACCACTTCTGCCAACTTGTAG
- the Muc1 gene encoding mucin-1 isoform X1 has translation MTPGVRALFFLTLLIALVTDQNSVTSSQDTNSSSTLTITPGHGGASAPATNSTVDSVTAPAHGGVSAPATSSTLDSVTAPAHGGVSAPATSSTLDSVTAPAHGGVSAPATSSTLDSVTTPGHGGVSAPATSSTLDSVTTPAHGGASAPATNSTVDSVTTPAHGGVSAPATNSTVDSVTTPGHGGVSAPATNSTVDSVTTPAHGGVSAPATNSTVDSVTTPGHGGVSAPATNSTVDSVTTPGHGGVSVPATSSTVDLASTPVHSGTSAPATNSTMDSATTPVHTGSSIQITMAISGSANTPIHNGSSVPTTSPALVSATSPAHSSASSMTNSSESDLATTPVYGGTSVSTTKATLGSTITPVHNGSLVPTTSSATTPIRNNSSTMAATTPAGNGTQSPAPSQHPVTPTTLAISGNSTVPLSTVLSPAFSRNTSPQVSLEVSFFFLSFHIWNQQFNSSLEDPSSNYYKALKWNISELFLQIFNEDFLGISTIKFRSGSVVVESTLIFREGAASASEVKSRLSQHAKEAEDYNLVISEVTVDEMQFPSSAQSWPGVPGWGVALLVLVCVLVALAIIYLLALAVCQCRRKNYGQLDIFPTQDTYHPMSEYPTYHTHGRYVPPGSTKRSSYEEVSAGNGGSSLSYTNPAVATTSANL, from the exons ATGACCCCAGGCGTCCGGGCTCTTTTCTTCCTGACGTTACTTATAGCGCTTGTAACAG ATCAAAACAGTGTCACCTCATCTCAGGATACCAACAGTTCCTCAACCTTGACTATCACCCCAGGTCACGGTGGTGCCTCTGCCCCGGCCACCAACTCTACAGTGGACTCGGTCACCGCCCCAGCTCACGGTGGTGTCTCTGCCCCGGCCACCAGCTCTACATTGGACTCGGTCACCGCCCCAGCTCACGGTGGTGTCTCTGCCCCGGCCACCAGCTCTACATTGGACTCGGTCACCGCCCCAGCTCACGGTGGTGTCTCTGCCCCGGCCACCAGCTCTACATTGGACTCGGTCACCACTCCAGGTCACGGTGGTGTCTCTGCCCCGGCCACCAGCTCTACATTGGACTCGGTCACCACCCCAGCTCACGGTGGTGCCTCTGCCCCGGCCACCAACTCTACAGTGGACTCGGTCACCACCCCAGCTCACGGTGGTGTCTCTGCCCCGGCCACCAACTCTACAGTGGACTCGGTCACCACTCCAGGTCACGGTGGTGTCTCTGCCCCGGCCACCAACTCTACAGTGGACTCGGTCACCACCCCAGCTCACGGTGGTGTCTCTGCCCCGGCCACCAACTCTACAGTGGACTCGGTCACCACTCCAGGTCACGGTGGTGTCTCTGCCCCGGCCACCAACTCTACAGTGGACTCGGTCACCACTCCAGGTCACGGTGGTGTCTCTGTCCCGGCCACCAGCTCTACGGTGGACTTGGCCAGCACGCCAGTCCACAGTGGTACCTCTGCTCCAGCCACTAACTCTACAATGGACTCAGCTACCACTCCAGTCCACACCGGTTCCTCCATCCAAATCACCATGGCTATATCAGGCTCAGCCAACACTCCAATCCACAATGGCTCTTCGGTTCCAACTACCAGCCCTGCATTGGTCTCAGCCACCAGTCCAGCCCACAGTAGTGCCTCATCTATGACTAATAGCTCCGAATCAGACTTGGCCACCACTCCAGTGTACGGTGGCACCTCAGTCTCTACTACCAAGGCTACTTTAGGCTCTACCATCACCCCAGTCCACAATGGCTCCTTGGTGCCAActaccagctcagctaccactcCAATCCGAAATAACAGTTCTACAATGGCTGCTACAACTCCAGCTGGCAATGGTACtcaatctccagccccaagcCAGCACCCTGTTACTCCCACCACCCTTGCCATCTCCGGCAACAGCACGGTCCCCCTTAGCACAGTCCTTTCCCCGGCCTTCTCCAGGAATACTTCGCCCCAAGTGTCGCTTGaggtgtctttcttcttcttgtcgTTTCACATTTGGAACCAGCAGTTTAATTCTTCCCTGGAAGACCCCAGCTCCAACTACTACAAAGCACTGAAGTGGAACATTTCTGAACTG TTTCTGCAGATTTTTAACGAAGATTTTCTGGGGATCTCTACCATCAAGTTCAG GTCAGGCTCGGTGGTGGTGGAGTCGACTCTGATTTTCCGGGAGGGTGCTGCCAGTGCCTCTGAGGTGAAGTCGCGGCTTTCACAGCACGCAAAGGAGGCAGAAGACTATAATTTGGTTATCTCCGAAGTCACTG TGGATGAGATGCAGTTCCCTTCCTCTGCCCAGTCCTGGCCTGGCGTGCCAGGCTGGGGCGTTGCCCTGCTGGTGCTGGTCTGTGTTTTGGTTGCTTTGGCCATCATCTATCTCCTTGCACTG GCAGTGTGTCAGTGCCGCCGAAAGAACTATGGGCAGCTGGACATCTTTCCGACCCAGGACACCTACCACCCAATGAGTGAATATCCCACCTACCACACTCATGGGCGCTATGTGCCCCCTGGCAGCACCAAACGTAGCTCCTATGAGGAG GTTTCTGCAGGTAATGGTGGTAGCAGCCTATCGTACACCAACCCAGCAGTGGCAACCACTTCTGCCAACTTGTAG
- the Trim46 gene encoding tripartite motif-containing protein 46 isoform X3 has protein sequence MKNMEKELLCPVCQEMYKQPLVLPCTHNVCQACAREVLGQQGYLGHGGDPSSEPTSPASTPSTRSPRLSRRTLPKPDRLDRLLKSGFGTYPGRKRGALHPQTIIFPCPACQGDVELGERGLSGLFRNLTLERVVERYRQSVSVGGAILCQLCKPPPLEATKGCTECRATFCNECFKLFHPWGTQKAQHEPTLPTLSFRPKGLMCPDHKEEVTHYCKTCQRLVCQLCRVRRTHSGHKITPVLSAYQALKDKLTKSLAYILGNQDTVQTQICELEETIRHTEVSGQQAKEEVSQLVRGLGAVLEEKRASLLQAIEECQQERLSRLSAQIHEHQSLLDGSGLVGYAQEVLKETDQPCFVQAAKQLHNRIARATEALQTFRPAASSSFRHCQLDVGREMKLLTELNFLRVPEAPVIDTQRTFAYDQIFLCWRLPPHSPPAWHYTVEFRRTDVPAQPGPARWQRREEVRGTSALLENPDTGSVYVLRVRGCNKAGYGEYSEDVHLHTPPAPVLHFFLDGRWGASRERLAISKDQRAVRSIPGLPLLLAAERLLTGCHLSVDVVLGDVAVTQGRSYWACAVDPASYLVKVGVGLESKLQESFQGAPDVISPRYDPDSGHDSGAEDATVEALPPFAFLTIGMGKILLGSGASSNAGLTGRDGPAASCTVPLPPRLGICLDYERGRVSFLDAVSFRGLLECPLDCSGPVCPAFCFIGGGAVQLQEPVGTKPERKVTIGGFAKLD, from the exons ATGAAGAacatggagaaggagctgctgtGCCCAGTGTGCCAAGAGATGTACAAGCAGCCGCTAGTGCTGCCTTGTACCCACAACGTGTGCCAGGCCTGTGCCAGGGAGGTCTTGGGCCAGCAGGGCTACCTAGGCCATGGTGGGGACCCCAGTTCGGAACCCACTTCTCCTGCTTCTACTCCTTCTACCCGAAGCCCCCGCCTCTCTCGGAGAACTCTCCCCAAGCCAGACCGTTTGGACCGGCTCCTTAAGTCAG GCTTTGGGACATACCCTGGGCGGAAGCGGGGTGCCTTGCACCCCCAGACGATCATATTCCCGTGCCCAGCCTGCCAAGGCGATGTGGAGCTGGGGGAGCGCGGCCTTTCTGGGCTTTTCCGAAACCTGACCCTAGAGCGCGTGGTGGAGAGGTACCGGCAGAGTGTGAGCGTGGGAGGCGCCATCCTGTGCCAGTTGTGCAAGCCCCCACCTCTAGAGGCCACCAAGGGGTGCACAGAGTGTCGAGCGACCTTCTGCAATGAATGCTTCAAGCTCTTCCACCCCTGGGGCACTCAGAAGGCCCAGCATGAGCCCACTCTGCCCACTCTCTCATTCCGCCCCAAG GGTCTGATGTGTCCAGATCACAAGGAAGAGGTGACTCACTACTGTAAGACATGCCAACGACTGGTGTGTCAACTCTGCAGGGTACGGCGCACCCACAGTGGACACAAGATCACTCCAGTGCTCAGTGCCTACCAGGCCCTCAAG GATAAGCTGACAAAGAGCCTGGCATACATCTTGGGAAACCAGGACACAGTACAGACCCAGATCTGTGAGCTGGAAGAGACCATCAGGCATACTGAG GTGAGTGGTCAGCAGGCGAAGGAGGAGGTGTCACAGCTGGTTCGGGGACTGGGGGCCGTGCTGGAAGAGAAGCGGGCCTCTCTGCTGCAGGCCATTGAAGAGTGCCAGCAAGAACGGTTATCACGGCTCAGCGCCCAGATTCATGAACATCAGAGCCTGCTGGACGGCTCGGGTTTGGTGGGTTATGCCCAGGAAGTCCTTAAGGAAACAGATCAGCCTTGCTTTGTGCAAGCAGCCAAACAGCTGCATAACAG GATTGCCCGAGCTACTGAGGCCCTGCAGACGTTCCGGCCAGCTGCCAGCTCCTCCTTCCGCCATTGTCAGCTGGATGTGGGGCGTGAGATGAAGCTGCTGACGGAGCTTAACTTCCTGAGAG TGCCTGAGGCTCCTGTCATTGACACCCAGCGCACCTTCGCCTATGACCAAATCTTCCTGTGCTGGCGGCTGCCCCCCCACTCACCACCTGCTTGGCATTACACTGTTGAATTCCGGCGTACGGATGTCCCTGCCCAGCCAGGCCCTGCACGCTGGCAGCGTCGGGAGGAGGTGAGGGGCACCAGTGCCCTTCTTGAGAACCCTGACACAGGCTCTGTGTATGTGCTGCGTGTCCGTGGCTGCAACAAGGCTGGCTATGGCGAGTACAGTGAGGACGTGCATCTACACACGCCTCCAGCCCCTG TCCTGCACTTCTTCCTTGACGGCCGCTGGGGTGCGAGCCGAGAGCGGCTAGCTATCAGCAAGGACCAGCGAGCGGTGCGGAGCATTCCGGGGCTTCCCTTGCTGCTGGCTGCTGAGCGGCTGCTCACGGGCTGTCATCTGAGTGtggacgtggtcctgggtgatgtgGCTGTGACCCAGGGCCGCAGCTACTGGGCCTGTGCAGTAGACCCTGCCTCCTACTTGGTCAAGGTGGGCGTCGGGCTGGAGAGCAAGCTTCAGGAAAGCTTCCAGGGTGCCCCGGATGTGATCAGCCCCAG ATACGACCCAGACAGCGGGCACGACAGCGGTGCCGAAGATGCTACAGTGGAAGCGTTGCCACCCTTTGCCTTCCTCACCATTGGCATGGGCAAGATCCTGCTGGGCTCCGGAGCAAGTTCAAACGCAGGGCTGACAGGGAGGGATGGCCCAGCAGCCAGCTGCACAGTGCCCCTGCCACCCCGCCTGGGCATCTGCTTGGACTACGAGCGGGGGCGAGTTTCCTTCCTGGATGCTGTGTCCTTCCGTGGGCTCCTCGAGTGCCCCCTGGACTGCTCAGGGCCTGTGTGCCCTGCCTTCTGCTTCATTGGTGGTGGTGCTGTACAGCTGCAGGAGCCTGTGGGCACCAAGCCTGAGAGGAAAGTCACCATCGGGGGCTTTGCCAAGCTGGACTGA
- the Trim46 gene encoding tripartite motif-containing protein 46 isoform X1: MAEGEDLQTFTSIMDALVRISTSMKNMEKELLCPVCQEMYKQPLVLPCTHNVCQACAREVLGQQGYLGHGGDPSSEPTSPASTPSTRSPRLSRRTLPKPDRLDRLLKSGFGTYPGRKRGALHPQTIIFPCPACQGDVELGERGLSGLFRNLTLERVVERYRQSVSVGGAILCQLCKPPPLEATKGCTECRATFCNECFKLFHPWGTQKAQHEPTLPTLSFRPKGLMCPDHKEEVTHYCKTCQRLVCQLCRVRRTHSGHKITPVLSAYQALKDKLTKSLAYILGNQDTVQTQICELEETIRHTEVSGQQAKEEVSQLVRGLGAVLEEKRASLLQAIEECQQERLSRLSAQIHEHQSLLDGSGLVGYAQEVLKETDQPCFVQAAKQLHNRIARATEALQTFRPAASSSFRHCQLDVGREMKLLTELNFLRVPEAPVIDTQRTFAYDQIFLCWRLPPHSPPAWHYTVEFRRTDVPAQPGPARWQRREEVRGTSALLENPDTGSVYVLRVRGCNKAGYGEYSEDVHLHTPPAPVLHFFLDGRWGASRERLAISKDQRAVRSIPGLPLLLAAERLLTGCHLSVDVVLGDVAVTQGRSYWACAVDPASYLVKVGVGLESKLQESFQGAPDVISPRYDPDSGHDSGAEDATVEALPPFAFLTIGMGKILLGSGASSNAGLTGRDGPAASCTVPLPPRLGICLDYERGRVSFLDAVSFRGLLECPLDCSGPVCPAFCFIGGGAVQLQEPVGTKPERKVTIGGFAKLD; the protein is encoded by the exons ATGGCTGAGGGTGAGGATCTGCAGACCTTCACTTCCATCATGGATGCACTAGTCCGCATCAGT ACAAGCATGAAGAacatggagaaggagctgctgtGCCCAGTGTGCCAAGAGATGTACAAGCAGCCGCTAGTGCTGCCTTGTACCCACAACGTGTGCCAGGCCTGTGCCAGGGAGGTCTTGGGCCAGCAGGGCTACCTAGGCCATGGTGGGGACCCCAGTTCGGAACCCACTTCTCCTGCTTCTACTCCTTCTACCCGAAGCCCCCGCCTCTCTCGGAGAACTCTCCCCAAGCCAGACCGTTTGGACCGGCTCCTTAAGTCAG GCTTTGGGACATACCCTGGGCGGAAGCGGGGTGCCTTGCACCCCCAGACGATCATATTCCCGTGCCCAGCCTGCCAAGGCGATGTGGAGCTGGGGGAGCGCGGCCTTTCTGGGCTTTTCCGAAACCTGACCCTAGAGCGCGTGGTGGAGAGGTACCGGCAGAGTGTGAGCGTGGGAGGCGCCATCCTGTGCCAGTTGTGCAAGCCCCCACCTCTAGAGGCCACCAAGGGGTGCACAGAGTGTCGAGCGACCTTCTGCAATGAATGCTTCAAGCTCTTCCACCCCTGGGGCACTCAGAAGGCCCAGCATGAGCCCACTCTGCCCACTCTCTCATTCCGCCCCAAG GGTCTGATGTGTCCAGATCACAAGGAAGAGGTGACTCACTACTGTAAGACATGCCAACGACTGGTGTGTCAACTCTGCAGGGTACGGCGCACCCACAGTGGACACAAGATCACTCCAGTGCTCAGTGCCTACCAGGCCCTCAAG GATAAGCTGACAAAGAGCCTGGCATACATCTTGGGAAACCAGGACACAGTACAGACCCAGATCTGTGAGCTGGAAGAGACCATCAGGCATACTGAG GTGAGTGGTCAGCAGGCGAAGGAGGAGGTGTCACAGCTGGTTCGGGGACTGGGGGCCGTGCTGGAAGAGAAGCGGGCCTCTCTGCTGCAGGCCATTGAAGAGTGCCAGCAAGAACGGTTATCACGGCTCAGCGCCCAGATTCATGAACATCAGAGCCTGCTGGACGGCTCGGGTTTGGTGGGTTATGCCCAGGAAGTCCTTAAGGAAACAGATCAGCCTTGCTTTGTGCAAGCAGCCAAACAGCTGCATAACAG GATTGCCCGAGCTACTGAGGCCCTGCAGACGTTCCGGCCAGCTGCCAGCTCCTCCTTCCGCCATTGTCAGCTGGATGTGGGGCGTGAGATGAAGCTGCTGACGGAGCTTAACTTCCTGAGAG TGCCTGAGGCTCCTGTCATTGACACCCAGCGCACCTTCGCCTATGACCAAATCTTCCTGTGCTGGCGGCTGCCCCCCCACTCACCACCTGCTTGGCATTACACTGTTGAATTCCGGCGTACGGATGTCCCTGCCCAGCCAGGCCCTGCACGCTGGCAGCGTCGGGAGGAGGTGAGGGGCACCAGTGCCCTTCTTGAGAACCCTGACACAGGCTCTGTGTATGTGCTGCGTGTCCGTGGCTGCAACAAGGCTGGCTATGGCGAGTACAGTGAGGACGTGCATCTACACACGCCTCCAGCCCCTG TCCTGCACTTCTTCCTTGACGGCCGCTGGGGTGCGAGCCGAGAGCGGCTAGCTATCAGCAAGGACCAGCGAGCGGTGCGGAGCATTCCGGGGCTTCCCTTGCTGCTGGCTGCTGAGCGGCTGCTCACGGGCTGTCATCTGAGTGtggacgtggtcctgggtgatgtgGCTGTGACCCAGGGCCGCAGCTACTGGGCCTGTGCAGTAGACCCTGCCTCCTACTTGGTCAAGGTGGGCGTCGGGCTGGAGAGCAAGCTTCAGGAAAGCTTCCAGGGTGCCCCGGATGTGATCAGCCCCAG ATACGACCCAGACAGCGGGCACGACAGCGGTGCCGAAGATGCTACAGTGGAAGCGTTGCCACCCTTTGCCTTCCTCACCATTGGCATGGGCAAGATCCTGCTGGGCTCCGGAGCAAGTTCAAACGCAGGGCTGACAGGGAGGGATGGCCCAGCAGCCAGCTGCACAGTGCCCCTGCCACCCCGCCTGGGCATCTGCTTGGACTACGAGCGGGGGCGAGTTTCCTTCCTGGATGCTGTGTCCTTCCGTGGGCTCCTCGAGTGCCCCCTGGACTGCTCAGGGCCTGTGTGCCCTGCCTTCTGCTTCATTGGTGGTGGTGCTGTACAGCTGCAGGAGCCTGTGGGCACCAAGCCTGAGAGGAAAGTCACCATCGGGGGCTTTGCCAAGCTGGACTGA
- the Trim46 gene encoding tripartite motif-containing protein 46 isoform X2, translating to MAAKRGTKTSMKNMEKELLCPVCQEMYKQPLVLPCTHNVCQACAREVLGQQGYLGHGGDPSSEPTSPASTPSTRSPRLSRRTLPKPDRLDRLLKSGFGTYPGRKRGALHPQTIIFPCPACQGDVELGERGLSGLFRNLTLERVVERYRQSVSVGGAILCQLCKPPPLEATKGCTECRATFCNECFKLFHPWGTQKAQHEPTLPTLSFRPKGLMCPDHKEEVTHYCKTCQRLVCQLCRVRRTHSGHKITPVLSAYQALKDKLTKSLAYILGNQDTVQTQICELEETIRHTEVSGQQAKEEVSQLVRGLGAVLEEKRASLLQAIEECQQERLSRLSAQIHEHQSLLDGSGLVGYAQEVLKETDQPCFVQAAKQLHNRIARATEALQTFRPAASSSFRHCQLDVGREMKLLTELNFLRVPEAPVIDTQRTFAYDQIFLCWRLPPHSPPAWHYTVEFRRTDVPAQPGPARWQRREEVRGTSALLENPDTGSVYVLRVRGCNKAGYGEYSEDVHLHTPPAPVLHFFLDGRWGASRERLAISKDQRAVRSIPGLPLLLAAERLLTGCHLSVDVVLGDVAVTQGRSYWACAVDPASYLVKVGVGLESKLQESFQGAPDVISPRYDPDSGHDSGAEDATVEALPPFAFLTIGMGKILLGSGASSNAGLTGRDGPAASCTVPLPPRLGICLDYERGRVSFLDAVSFRGLLECPLDCSGPVCPAFCFIGGGAVQLQEPVGTKPERKVTIGGFAKLD from the exons ATGGCTGCGAAGAGAGGGACCAAG ACAAGCATGAAGAacatggagaaggagctgctgtGCCCAGTGTGCCAAGAGATGTACAAGCAGCCGCTAGTGCTGCCTTGTACCCACAACGTGTGCCAGGCCTGTGCCAGGGAGGTCTTGGGCCAGCAGGGCTACCTAGGCCATGGTGGGGACCCCAGTTCGGAACCCACTTCTCCTGCTTCTACTCCTTCTACCCGAAGCCCCCGCCTCTCTCGGAGAACTCTCCCCAAGCCAGACCGTTTGGACCGGCTCCTTAAGTCAG GCTTTGGGACATACCCTGGGCGGAAGCGGGGTGCCTTGCACCCCCAGACGATCATATTCCCGTGCCCAGCCTGCCAAGGCGATGTGGAGCTGGGGGAGCGCGGCCTTTCTGGGCTTTTCCGAAACCTGACCCTAGAGCGCGTGGTGGAGAGGTACCGGCAGAGTGTGAGCGTGGGAGGCGCCATCCTGTGCCAGTTGTGCAAGCCCCCACCTCTAGAGGCCACCAAGGGGTGCACAGAGTGTCGAGCGACCTTCTGCAATGAATGCTTCAAGCTCTTCCACCCCTGGGGCACTCAGAAGGCCCAGCATGAGCCCACTCTGCCCACTCTCTCATTCCGCCCCAAG GGTCTGATGTGTCCAGATCACAAGGAAGAGGTGACTCACTACTGTAAGACATGCCAACGACTGGTGTGTCAACTCTGCAGGGTACGGCGCACCCACAGTGGACACAAGATCACTCCAGTGCTCAGTGCCTACCAGGCCCTCAAG GATAAGCTGACAAAGAGCCTGGCATACATCTTGGGAAACCAGGACACAGTACAGACCCAGATCTGTGAGCTGGAAGAGACCATCAGGCATACTGAG GTGAGTGGTCAGCAGGCGAAGGAGGAGGTGTCACAGCTGGTTCGGGGACTGGGGGCCGTGCTGGAAGAGAAGCGGGCCTCTCTGCTGCAGGCCATTGAAGAGTGCCAGCAAGAACGGTTATCACGGCTCAGCGCCCAGATTCATGAACATCAGAGCCTGCTGGACGGCTCGGGTTTGGTGGGTTATGCCCAGGAAGTCCTTAAGGAAACAGATCAGCCTTGCTTTGTGCAAGCAGCCAAACAGCTGCATAACAG GATTGCCCGAGCTACTGAGGCCCTGCAGACGTTCCGGCCAGCTGCCAGCTCCTCCTTCCGCCATTGTCAGCTGGATGTGGGGCGTGAGATGAAGCTGCTGACGGAGCTTAACTTCCTGAGAG TGCCTGAGGCTCCTGTCATTGACACCCAGCGCACCTTCGCCTATGACCAAATCTTCCTGTGCTGGCGGCTGCCCCCCCACTCACCACCTGCTTGGCATTACACTGTTGAATTCCGGCGTACGGATGTCCCTGCCCAGCCAGGCCCTGCACGCTGGCAGCGTCGGGAGGAGGTGAGGGGCACCAGTGCCCTTCTTGAGAACCCTGACACAGGCTCTGTGTATGTGCTGCGTGTCCGTGGCTGCAACAAGGCTGGCTATGGCGAGTACAGTGAGGACGTGCATCTACACACGCCTCCAGCCCCTG TCCTGCACTTCTTCCTTGACGGCCGCTGGGGTGCGAGCCGAGAGCGGCTAGCTATCAGCAAGGACCAGCGAGCGGTGCGGAGCATTCCGGGGCTTCCCTTGCTGCTGGCTGCTGAGCGGCTGCTCACGGGCTGTCATCTGAGTGtggacgtggtcctgggtgatgtgGCTGTGACCCAGGGCCGCAGCTACTGGGCCTGTGCAGTAGACCCTGCCTCCTACTTGGTCAAGGTGGGCGTCGGGCTGGAGAGCAAGCTTCAGGAAAGCTTCCAGGGTGCCCCGGATGTGATCAGCCCCAG ATACGACCCAGACAGCGGGCACGACAGCGGTGCCGAAGATGCTACAGTGGAAGCGTTGCCACCCTTTGCCTTCCTCACCATTGGCATGGGCAAGATCCTGCTGGGCTCCGGAGCAAGTTCAAACGCAGGGCTGACAGGGAGGGATGGCCCAGCAGCCAGCTGCACAGTGCCCCTGCCACCCCGCCTGGGCATCTGCTTGGACTACGAGCGGGGGCGAGTTTCCTTCCTGGATGCTGTGTCCTTCCGTGGGCTCCTCGAGTGCCCCCTGGACTGCTCAGGGCCTGTGTGCCCTGCCTTCTGCTTCATTGGTGGTGGTGCTGTACAGCTGCAGGAGCCTGTGGGCACCAAGCCTGAGAGGAAAGTCACCATCGGGGGCTTTGCCAAGCTGGACTGA